Proteins encoded in a region of the Leopardus geoffroyi isolate Oge1 chromosome E2, O.geoffroyi_Oge1_pat1.0, whole genome shotgun sequence genome:
- the LOC123578296 gene encoding keratinocyte differentiation-associated protein isoform X1: MKVPVLPAVVLLSLVALHSAQGASLGTSEEETTIGDYAAGPENFNAQFLNIDKLRAAFKPDEFLNWHALFESIKRKLPFLNWDAFPKLKGLRSATPDAQ, translated from the exons ATGAAGGTCCCAGTCCTTCCTGCTGTGGTTCTTCTCTCGCTCGTGGCGCTCCACTCTGCTCAGGGTGCCTCCCTGGGTACTTCCGAG GAAGAAACCACCATCGGTGATTATGCGGCAGGCCCTGAG AACTTTAACGCTCAGTTCTTGAACATCGACAAGTTGCGTGCT GCTTTTAAGCCCGATGAATTCCTGAACTGGCATGCCCTCTTTGAG tcTATCAAAAGGAAACTTCCTTTCCTCAACTGGGATGCCTTTCCAAAG CTGAAGGGTTTGAGGAGTGCAACTCCCGACGCCCAGTGA
- the LOC123578296 gene encoding keratinocyte differentiation-associated protein isoform X2, which produces MKVPVLPAVVLLSLVALHSAQGASLGTSEEETTIGDYAAGPEAFKPDEFLNWHALFESIKRKLPFLNWDAFPKLKGLRSATPDAQ; this is translated from the exons ATGAAGGTCCCAGTCCTTCCTGCTGTGGTTCTTCTCTCGCTCGTGGCGCTCCACTCTGCTCAGGGTGCCTCCCTGGGTACTTCCGAG GAAGAAACCACCATCGGTGATTATGCGGCAGGCCCTGAG GCTTTTAAGCCCGATGAATTCCTGAACTGGCATGCCCTCTTTGAG tcTATCAAAAGGAAACTTCCTTTCCTCAACTGGGATGCCTTTCCAAAG CTGAAGGGTTTGAGGAGTGCAACTCCCGACGCCCAGTGA